One Triticum dicoccoides isolate Atlit2015 ecotype Zavitan chromosome 3B, WEW_v2.0, whole genome shotgun sequence genomic window, tcagggccggattgtcccaaaacctagtttcggttttccaggcactctccatcgcacagtatttttgtacaatgatcgctaggtcggcgaagcgtgtaacttcgcgatgactaatggcgtttatgattcccctgtccgtgcaattgttgcagaaaattgaaatcgtgctttcttcgcggcagtcctttatcctgtccataaccaggaggaatctggcccagtaatgatgtactgtttcatcgggctcttgccgtatttgagatagatcgcttatgtttgggtgggcgggtggaatcaagttcggaaccccgcccaatctgaggctcaaaggccaagaagcttccggattcggaagcttggtttgctggatgctttccaacgaatctggtccgatgcctgactttaggttcagtatttgattggcgtccgtccctccgcgggaatccggcatggagggatcaggaatccggacatagttggtttttaacatagaagaagagtcgccgtattgttcctctaccacgacaacgtggtgggtaacctggggagagttaatttctctcagatcggttttcagcccaatctgatcgtagttggtagcgactcccagggcggtgatgcgatccaagagctcgtttacggaggagagctcaatcggatctagctgctcggcgaattccgagctgacatgaagatcgcttttaatgacctgagaggtcattgtcggagcggtggccgaacaggcggtcataagaaaaccgcctagccggatagtctggccggcggccaaagctcccttgacgatggtgccgtctttgaagacgggaaaaggcatccttccagatggtgacggcacagaggaactctcaatgaaagcaccaatgtcggtgtcaaaaccggcggatctcgggtagggggtcctgaactgtgcgtctaggcagatggtaacaggagacgagggacacgatgttttacccaggttcgggccctcttgatggagataaaaccctatgtcctgcttgattaatattgatgatgtgtgttacaagagtagatctaccacgagatcaaggaggctaaaccctagaagctagcctatggtatgattgttgttcgtcctacggattaaagccatccggtttatatagacaccggagagggctagggttacacaaagtcggttacaatggtaggagatctacatatccgtatcgccaagcttgccttccacgccaaggaaagtcccatccggacacgggacgaagtcttcaatcttgtatcttcatagtcttggagtccggccgatgatgatagttcggctatccggacaccccctagtccgggactccctcagcgcccctcctggccgccggcctccacctcccctcctttatatacgggggtaggggcaccccaaaggcacatcaatttttctcttagccgtgtgcggtgcccccctcgacagtttacacctccggtcatagctcgtagtgcttaggcgaagccatgcgcggatcacatcaccatcaccgtcatcacgccgtcgtgctgacgaaactctccctcgaccctctgctggatcaagagttcgagggacgtcatcgagctgaacatgtgctgaactcggaggtgccgtacgttcggtgctagatcggtttgatcgtgaagacgttcgactacatcaaccgcgttaacctaacgcttccgctttcggtctacgaggttacgtggacacactctccccctctcgttgctatgcatcttctagataaatcttgtgtgatcgtaggaatttttttgaaattgcatgctacgttcccctagAAGATAATGGCATGGCTCGCTCAGCGTACAGACATATTATCGCATAGATTAAAGGTTTGATGGTTGACGGAGAGTTTATTCCACGAAAACTTAGTATAGACCAAAATAGAGTGGTCGGCTGTTTGGCAAACTATAGACGTATTGAGTGTACCATTGTTGTGTGGATGCACCAAGAACCACCGCCAATTGAGGATCTTTTGTCTCTCAACTGTAACTCTATGATTATGGAATAAAACtcaaaaaaaaattgctcattACCTAAATGATGGTCTATGGCAATGAGTATTTTAAAGGCCAGGGAAGTTAGTTCCATTGGATTTGGTAGACAGGGAAATACTTCACGTAGTCACTAACGGAGNNNNNNNNNNNNNNNNNNNNNNNNNNNNNNNNNNNNNNNNNNNNNNNNNNNNNNNNNNNNNNNNNNNNNNNNNNNNNNNNNNNNNNNNNNNNNNNNNNNNNNNNNNNNNNNNNNNNNNNNNNNNNNNNNNNNNNNNNNNNNNNNNNNNNNNNNNNNNNNNNNNNNNNNNNNNNNNNNNNNNNNNNNNNNNNNNNNNNNNNNNNNNNNNNNNNNNNNNNNNNNNNNNNNNNNNNNNNNNNNNNNNNNNNNNNNNNNNNNNNNNNNNNNNNNNNNNNNNNNNNNNNNNNNNNNNNNNNNNNNNNTGGGCAAATTTAGTGAATAATTCTTTTAATAGGGACTTTTACATTGAAAAAAATTGCCCCCTAAAAATTGTATCCCACCAATCAACCTTGCCTAGCTCCACAACTGCCTGTAGGTTATCAACATATAAACTTAACAACCGCTATTTTAGTAGAATACATGAATCGCTGTTGACTATTATGGTCTTATAAATAATAGGGAAAATTATGTCTATGACACTATCCATATCCTATATTCGATGCTTGCCACCAAATTTTCTTGAACCATGGTTGTGCTACTCACCTTTTGTTTTTTATGTCAGTGGATGCAGAAGTACAAATGAAAAATACGCACCCGGCTACCATGGCAACCGAGGATCTCGCTCTCCCATGAGAAAAAAGGTACATTCGGTATTCAAAACCTTGGCTCCAATTGTCTTGAAGAATACGTAACAGGGTAGATCTTGCCACAGATTCATCATTGAGTCAGCATTAGTTGCCCATAGGCTACATTTTCACCAAGAAAAAACATTTATATACCAATTGCATATAGCACTAGTACCAACTTAACTAATTAGCGGCCTGCACTTGCATCATATTccttaattaattatattttgtgaACCATCATACTTCTTATTTAATCACATACTATACAACTTCTGAATGGACGTGAAGTTGACTTGGCCTAGTTAACTAGGTCAAAACCTAGTAAGTCTGAGAACAATGTGAATATCATAAGTAGTATTATGCATATCAACTAAGTCAATTTGCTAAGGTGGCCTCGCAAAAAAAATGCTAAGATGGCACATAATTAAATGAGAAGAGATAATcaagtatcatgatatgatacagtATTATAGTCCGTTCGTTCCAAAATAGAAGTCTTTTGCTCCAGATGTATATGattccactatggaccacatacgaatgtatatagatgcattttagagtgtagattcactcattttgctctggatGAAATCCATAGTAGAATCTCTACAAAAACAtagtatttaggaatagagggagcaTTAAATTAGAGATGTACTAGTTTGTGCGTCTTAAGTATGCATTGTGCTGAGTATTCTTACTACTACTAACGAACGCTGACATGGAATACAGCAGGCACCAAATAGTTAAAGCCCCGGCCGGCTGGCAGGCCGAGTCACACTCACACGCACAGCTCAGCTCACAACACACACGCGAGCAAGTGCGTAGCTATGGCGACGGGAATGCCAGAGTGCTCTCCGGCCTTGCTGGTGGCTGCCGGCCTCACCACGCTAGCGATCTGCTCGTACCTTGGCACCATCGTTGTCGGCCGCGGCGCCGCCGGAGCGCAGCGGTACCCGCCCGTGGTCGGAACGGTGTTCCACCAGGTATATCACCTCCGGCGGCTGCACGACTACTTCACGGACCTGTTCCGCGAACACGCAACGTTCCGGCTGCTCGCGCCGGGAGGACGGAGGCAGATTTACACGTCCGACACGGCGGTGGTCGAACACATCCTCAGGACCAACTTCGCCAACTACGGCAAGGTATACGAGTAGctgctaactactccctccgtccggaatagtTGACGCTCAAACGTATGATCAAGATAATGATTAGTAGCTCAGGATACTTGCTGACATATATTCTGAACAAACACAATTAAAAGGGCGCGTCTAACTACGACAAGATGGGCGATCTCTTCGGAGACGGCATCTTCGCGGTGGACGGCGACAAGTGGAAGCAGCAGAGGAAGATCGCCAGCTACGACTTCTCGACGAGGGCACTCCGGGACTTCAGCGGCGGTGTCTTCAACCGGAACGCCGCCAAGCTCGCGCACATCGTCTCCGGCAACGTAGCCGCGAAGCAACCCATGGACTTTCAGGTCAACCTGGCTGGCTCTGATTAATTCCAGGACCATCCTCTGACCTAACTTTGCCGATATGTGTATATATGTTTCTTGGATCAGGCCCTTCTGATGAAAGCGACGATGGACTCCATCTTCACCATCGCCTTCGGCGTGGACCTCGGCACGCTGTCGGGTTCGGACGAGGGGAGCCGCTTCGCCGCGGCGTTCGACGACGCCAGCGAGTTCATCCTGCTACGTTACGTCGATGCGTTTTGGAAGGTGTCGAGGTTCCTCAACGTTGGCGCCGAGGCGGCGCTCAGGCACAGGATCAAGGTCGTCGACGAGTTCGTGTACAAGTGCATCCGGGCCAGGGCGGACGAGATGTCGGACGGCAACAAGGCACACGACACTGTATGTAATCGAACGTGCTCTGACCTGCATCAACTTGTTGTAAGACTGTATTATGTTACGCTTGAAACTAAAGTTCAGGTTCTCCTTGACGTTGATACTTGACAGGGGTCGAAGGATGATCTGCTGTCCAGGTTCATACTGGCAACCAACAGCGACACAGGGAAAGTGGATTACAAGTACCTGAGAGACATCATACTGAACATAGTCATGGCCGGCAAGGACACGACCGCGGGAGCGCTTGCCTGGTTCCTTTACATGATGTGCAAGCACCCGGAGGTCCAGGAGAAGATAAGCAAGGAGGCTGCCGACGCTGGCGAGGCCACTTCGTCCATCGACGACTTCTCCCGGAGCCTCACCGAGGAAGCGCTGAACAAGATGCACTACCTGCACGCCGCCCTAACGGAGACGCTCAGGCTGTACCCTTCTCTCCCGTTGGTGAGTCCATCCATCTACCACAAATTGTTGGTAGTCCAAGAAAGATTATAACTGCAGATCTGAGTGATGATATCTGTTTTTTGGGGGTGTTTCAGGATAACAAGGAGTGCTTTTCAGATGACGTTCTGCCCAACGGCTTCAGCGTCGGCAAGGGAGACATCGTGTTCTACGCCCCCTACGCCATGGGCCGGATGGAGCGGCTGTGGGGCGAGGACGCCATTGCCTTCCGGCCTGAAAGATGGCTCGACGAGCGCGGCGAGTTCCTGCCGGAGAGCCCTTTCAAGTTCACAGCTTTCCAGGCTGGTCCAAGGATCTGCTTGGGAAAGGAATTCGCGTACAGGCAGATGAAGATCTTCGCGGCCGTGCTGCTCCGCTTCTTCGTGCTCGAGCTGCGTGACAAGGACGCCAGCGTCAACTACAGGACCATGATCACGCTCTACATCGACCAGGGTCTCCATCTCACGGCTACGGCCAGAGGCATCATATAGCCACGTTTGTACCCAAGAAAGACACACACGCTTGAATGTCTCAAGTACTGAACCTTAGTCCCAAGTCCGGACATGGAACTGGATCCTCATGAACATATATTCTGTGAAAATAGCTTTTCCTATATTCTGAAACTTTCTTCTTTGCTTAATACATAGTATTCTGAAACTTATGAGCAACTTTTTAGAATTATTTAAACCTTTTGAATATATATTTTTTCTCTGTATACAGGAATATTTTTTTAATATGAGATGAATATTTTATTTCAAACACATTAACCTTTGTTTTAGAAGTACATAAACCTTTTTTGCAATATATATGTGTATATTAATGTATTCCGTTATTAAATTGATTCCCACCATCTTTTTAAGTTTATTCAActaaaacatattttacaaaatttATACACAAATAAAAATATGTGTTGATGGCCGCACCAGCGGCCCGACCATCTAGAGTTGCTTCAACAAATACAAGGGGTACACTTATTACTCGAACTGAGGACCTCTTGGTGGGAGTACGCCATCGATTCGGCCGTGGTGGAGGACTCCATCAACATCATGGAGCAGTTGCTTGCCGAGGATGACAAGTACAAAGTGGTGGCTtcgaccactgatacgtctcca contains:
- the LOC119279710 gene encoding cytochrome P450 704C1-like, with product MATGMPECSPALLVAAGLTTLAICSYLGTIVVGRGAAGAQRYPPVVGTVFHQVYHLRRLHDYFTDLFREHATFRLLAPGGRRQIYTSDTAVVEHILRTNFANYGKGASNYDKMGDLFGDGIFAVDGDKWKQQRKIASYDFSTRALRDFSGGVFNRNAAKLAHIVSGNVAAKQPMDFQALLMKATMDSIFTIAFGVDLGTLSGSDEGSRFAAAFDDASEFILLRYVDAFWKVSRFLNVGAEAALRHRIKVVDEFVYKCIRARADEMSDGNKAHDTGSKDDLLSRFILATNSDTGKVDYKYLRDIILNIVMAGKDTTAGALAWFLYMMCKHPEVQEKISKEAADAGEATSSIDDFSRSLTEEALNKMHYLHAALTETLRLYPSLPLDNKECFSDDVLPNGFSVGKGDIVFYAPYAMGRMERLWGEDAIAFRPERWLDERGEFLPESPFKFTAFQAGPRICLGKEFAYRQMKIFAAVLLRFFVLELRDKDASVNYRTMITLYIDQGLHLTATARGII